In one Sphingomonas sanguinis genomic region, the following are encoded:
- a CDS encoding murein hydrolase activator EnvC family protein encodes MRRRHGVLALAALALLGATDIAADQRRLADARAGAAAAQARAQALEQQAGAERNAAAIAQAKERAMAARVAAAEAEVTAARARVDLVAGLLEQQQAKLASAQAPLAHLLAAMQSMAARPPVAAVAQPGSVADLAHVRAVFATVAPVIAQRSATVRAELATTRRVRAQVTVAARALTETTAKLESERQALARLEASHRGRAEALGQVAIDESNRALALGEAARDIVDRMAERGEAKAIAGELLALPGPLSRPLGAGVMGPAIAPGTYRLPVQGRVAGGFGEISDSGVRARGITLTTVPYAPVVAPAGGEVRYAGAFRGYGGIVILNHGTGWTSLVTGLGGIAVKPGDHVTAGAVLGRAGRGRAGVEPRVTVELRRDGRPMDIAALLG; translated from the coding sequence GTGAGGCGGCGGCATGGCGTGCTGGCGCTGGCGGCCCTGGCGCTGCTCGGCGCGACCGACATCGCCGCCGACCAGCGACGGCTGGCCGATGCCCGTGCGGGTGCGGCGGCAGCGCAGGCGCGAGCCCAGGCGCTGGAGCAACAGGCCGGAGCCGAGCGCAACGCCGCCGCCATCGCCCAGGCCAAAGAACGCGCCATGGCCGCCCGCGTCGCAGCGGCGGAGGCCGAGGTGACGGCGGCCCGCGCCCGCGTCGATCTGGTCGCCGGGCTGCTCGAGCAGCAACAGGCGAAACTGGCCAGCGCGCAGGCCCCGCTCGCGCATCTGCTGGCCGCGATGCAGAGCATGGCCGCGCGTCCCCCGGTCGCGGCGGTGGCGCAGCCCGGTTCGGTCGCCGATCTGGCGCATGTGCGTGCGGTCTTCGCTACCGTCGCCCCCGTCATCGCGCAGCGTTCCGCCACCGTCCGCGCCGAACTGGCCACCACCCGCCGGGTCCGGGCACAAGTGACGGTGGCGGCGCGCGCCCTCACCGAAACCACCGCCAAGCTGGAGAGCGAACGCCAGGCGCTGGCCCGGCTAGAGGCGAGCCATCGCGGCCGCGCCGAGGCACTGGGGCAGGTCGCCATCGACGAATCCAACCGCGCGCTGGCGCTGGGCGAGGCGGCGCGCGACATCGTCGACCGCATGGCCGAACGCGGCGAAGCGAAGGCGATAGCGGGCGAACTGCTGGCGCTGCCCGGACCCCTCTCCCGCCCGCTCGGTGCTGGCGTGATGGGACCCGCCATTGCGCCGGGCACCTATCGCCTGCCGGTGCAGGGCCGGGTGGCAGGTGGCTTCGGCGAGATTTCAGACTCGGGCGTGCGGGCGCGCGGCATCACCCTAACGACCGTCCCCTACGCCCCGGTCGTCGCGCCTGCGGGCGGCGAGGTCCGCTATGCAGGCGCGTTCCGGGGCTATGGCGGGATCGTCATCCTGAATCACGGCACCGGCTGGACCAGCCTGGTAACCGGCTTGGGCGGCATCGCGGTCAAACCGGGCGACCATGTCACAGCGGGGGCGGTCCTCGGCCGGGCGGGACGGGGACGAGCCGGTGTCGAGCCGCGCGTGACGGTCGAATTGCGCCGCGACGGGCGGCCGATGGATATTGCCGCCCTGCTGGGGTGA
- a CDS encoding 23S rRNA (pseudouridine(1915)-N(3))-methyltransferase RlmH: MLLHIVARGRIGRSPEAELVDRYIKRIGWPTKVTELPDTGGKVPPLEGQARLVLMDEKGENLSSMDFARRLERWRDDGVRECRFMIGAADGFEDADRARADLLISYGRATWPHMMARAMLAEQLFRATSILANHPYHREG, from the coding sequence GTGCTGCTGCATATCGTCGCGCGCGGGCGGATCGGCCGTTCGCCCGAGGCCGAGCTGGTCGACCGCTATATCAAACGGATCGGCTGGCCGACCAAGGTCACCGAACTCCCCGACACCGGCGGCAAGGTCCCGCCGCTGGAGGGGCAGGCGCGTCTGGTCCTGATGGACGAGAAGGGCGAGAACCTGTCCTCGATGGATTTCGCGCGTCGGCTGGAGCGCTGGCGCGATGATGGCGTGCGCGAGTGCCGCTTCATGATCGGCGCGGCGGACGGCTTCGAGGATGCCGACCGGGCGCGCGCCGACCTGCTCATCTCCTACGGCCGGGCGACCTGGCCGCATATGATGGCGCGCGCGATGCTGGCCGAACAGCTGTTCCGTGCGACCAGCATCCTCGCCAACCACCCCTATCATCGCGAAGGCTGA
- the rsfS gene encoding ribosome silencing factor, with protein sequence MATSPQSPRPSDPAEVEALHRLILASLDDDQAVETISIPLAGKSSIADFMVIASGRSTRQVASMAMKLAEKIKAEFGRSVRIEGLPTADWVLIDANDVIVHLFRPEVRTFYNLERMWAFGDAPTPPASPADRNP encoded by the coding sequence TTGGCCACTTCCCCGCAATCGCCGCGTCCGTCCGATCCCGCCGAGGTGGAGGCGCTGCATCGCCTGATCCTCGCGTCGCTGGATGACGACCAGGCGGTGGAGACGATCTCGATCCCGCTCGCGGGCAAATCGTCGATTGCCGATTTCATGGTGATCGCCAGCGGTCGCTCGACCCGGCAGGTCGCCTCGATGGCGATGAAACTCGCTGAAAAGATCAAGGCCGAGTTCGGCCGTTCGGTCCGGATCGAGGGGCTGCCGACCGCCGACTGGGTGCTGATCGACGCGAACGACGTCATCGTCCACCTGTTCCGGCCCGAGGTCCGCACCTTCTACAATCTGGAGCGCATGTGGGCGTTCGGCGATGCGCCGACTCCCCCGGCCAGCCCGGCCGACCGTAACCCCTGA
- a CDS encoding nicotinate-nucleotide adenylyltransferase: MKIGLLGGSFNPAHKGHRRITLDAMRALDLDEVWWLVSPGNPLKDGASDMAPFAARLASAQKMAQRAPIRASAIEQELHTRYTLDTVRAITRRYPGHTFIWLMGEDNLQQFHRWRGWRDIARAIPIAVIGRPGYNAAAHTTPALGWFRRFQRRPGQAKNWTMWSLPAFVLLRFRPDPTSATGLRARDPDWFRHMGRNVP; the protein is encoded by the coding sequence GTGAAGATTGGTCTGCTCGGCGGGTCGTTCAATCCCGCCCATAAGGGGCATCGCCGCATCACGCTGGACGCGATGCGCGCGCTCGATCTCGACGAGGTGTGGTGGCTGGTATCGCCCGGCAATCCGCTGAAGGACGGCGCCAGCGACATGGCGCCCTTTGCCGCGCGGCTGGCGTCGGCGCAAAAAATGGCCCAGCGCGCGCCGATCCGGGCGAGCGCGATCGAGCAGGAACTGCACACCCGCTATACCCTCGACACCGTGCGCGCGATCACCCGGCGTTATCCCGGCCACACGTTCATCTGGCTGATGGGCGAGGATAATCTGCAGCAATTTCATCGCTGGCGCGGGTGGCGCGATATTGCCCGCGCGATCCCGATTGCGGTTATCGGCCGTCCGGGCTACAATGCGGCCGCCCACACGACACCCGCGCTGGGCTGGTTCAGGCGTTTCCAGAGGCGTCCGGGCCAGGCGAAGAACTGGACGATGTGGAGTTTGCCGGCCTTCGTGCTGTTGCGCTTCCGCCCCGACCCGACTTCTGCCACGGGCCTTCGGGCCCGCGATCCGGACTGGTTTCGGCATATGGGCCGAAACGTCCCCTGA
- a CDS encoding glutamate-5-semialdehyde dehydrogenase — protein sequence MADHHDIPALIADMGQRARRAAVTLAQMPTKAKANALRAAAAAIREATPAVLEANARDVAAGAANGLSAAMLDRLTLDEARIAGIVAGVEAVAALPDPVGERIDERTRPNGLNLSRVRVPVGVIGIVYESRPNVTVDAAALCAMAGNAAILRGGSEAVHSNRALHAAFVRGWTAAGGPADAVQLVPTTDRAAVGAMLAADGLIDLLIPRGGKSLVARVQAEAKVPVLAHLDGINHVYVDSSADHAMATRIVRDAKMRRTGICGAMETLLIDRAYCHPAELVAALVDAGCTVRGDADIREIVPGLEAATAEDWDTEYLDAIASVALVDGVEGAMAHIAAHGSHHTDAIVARDEAIAERFLAQVDSAIVLWNASTQFADGGEFGLGAEIGIATGRLHARGPVALEGLTTYKWVGRGTGQIRG from the coding sequence GCGAACGCCCTTCGTGCTGCCGCCGCAGCGATCCGCGAGGCGACCCCGGCGGTGCTGGAGGCCAATGCGCGCGACGTGGCGGCTGGCGCGGCCAACGGCCTCAGCGCCGCGATGCTCGACCGGCTGACGCTCGATGAAGCGCGGATCGCCGGTATCGTCGCGGGCGTCGAAGCCGTGGCGGCACTGCCCGATCCGGTCGGCGAGCGGATCGACGAGCGCACCCGTCCCAACGGCCTGAACCTATCGCGCGTCCGCGTGCCGGTGGGGGTGATCGGCATTGTCTATGAAAGCCGCCCCAACGTCACGGTCGACGCCGCTGCACTCTGCGCGATGGCGGGCAATGCCGCGATCCTGCGCGGCGGGTCGGAGGCGGTGCACAGCAACCGCGCGCTGCACGCCGCTTTCGTCCGGGGCTGGACGGCGGCGGGGGGACCTGCGGATGCGGTGCAGCTGGTGCCGACCACCGACCGCGCCGCCGTGGGCGCGATGCTGGCCGCCGACGGGCTGATCGACCTGCTGATCCCGCGCGGCGGCAAGAGCCTGGTCGCGCGGGTACAGGCCGAGGCGAAGGTGCCCGTGCTCGCGCATCTCGACGGGATCAACCATGTCTATGTCGACAGCTCGGCCGATCATGCGATGGCGACGCGGATCGTGCGCGACGCCAAGATGCGCCGCACCGGCATTTGCGGGGCGATGGAGACGCTGCTGATCGACCGCGCCTATTGCCACCCCGCCGAGCTGGTCGCCGCGCTGGTCGACGCGGGCTGCACGGTGCGCGGGGATGCCGACATCCGCGAGATCGTGCCCGGACTGGAGGCCGCCACGGCCGAGGACTGGGACACCGAATATCTCGATGCGATCGCCAGCGTTGCGCTGGTCGATGGGGTAGAGGGCGCGATGGCGCATATTGCCGCGCATGGATCGCACCATACCGACGCGATCGTGGCGCGGGACGAGGCGATCGCCGAGCGCTTCCTGGCGCAGGTCGACAGCGCCATCGTGTTGTGGAACGCATCGACCCAGTTCGCGGACGGCGGCGAGTTCGGACTGGGCGCGGAGATCGGCATCGCCACCGGGCGGCTGCACGCGCGCGGTCCGGTCGCGCTCGAAGGGCTGACCACCTATAAGTGGGTCGGGCGCGGGACCGGGCAGATCAGAGGGTGA